The genome window TAGCCTCGAGCTTGGAGCGCGGGGCGTCCTCCGGCATCACTAACGTGGCCGGAACGTCCAGCGACCGGGCGGCGATGGCCACCGCCTGCGCGTGGTTTCCCGACGAGTAAGCGACCACGCCCCGGCGCAACTGCTCCGGGGAAAGAGAGTGCAGGAAATTCGCCGCGCCGCGGATT of Chloroflexaceae bacterium contains these proteins:
- a CDS encoding pyridoxal-phosphate dependent enzyme, whose amino-acid sequence is MSEVVTVEQIRAAAGRIRGLAHRTPVMTSRSFDARAGVRAFFKCENFQRGGSFKIRGAANFLHSLSPEQLRRGVVAYSSGNHAQAVAIAARSLDVPATLVMPEDAPRSKLEA